A single region of the Maniola jurtina chromosome 6, ilManJurt1.1, whole genome shotgun sequence genome encodes:
- the LOC123865959 gene encoding uncharacterized protein LOC123865959, which produces MAPTTRRAAVMEEQEKLRTALRELKSLKQLNEQLLKEQEDSEVELRAIIAKNTQLKAELADLNKVHTLVLEERDQLQDAVGSFNQCIQTYDEALSKISMLENELSRAQKTIDDLQSQLQSYEAKDTNNLYDELLTSSSIAPVVTIDLTCDSPCASDTNPLREDNLVNLNSHNKIKKYIKLNKIIRKTQRLTKCHKTYTRNISSLQKERSQLVNKLDACCISLTELQNKYDVDVQTLNDEISKLTQSLHKVTDLYELSQKQVHEQILAADQLLTLSNYNMARFESLTNRYDCSPNVPIICQNSPTVLPVKADTCPGQCSIDVRVPSSDNMNPSTKPIKQTVIISDSLGRGLGSMMSYYLKHSVINRCSPGATFYHLINNLNEKSLDSNTNVILLFGDSLQVKKQQIVKCIQKLLILHEKTKCKFVLCAFPYSGTFNKQQNENIHTLNLKMYNLTKYYSEAISYFDINSFTNKFRLTGDSMHLPKRCKMHIASLLAYNLNDSVTSVVTKSLDSFTNRTSSTNIFCIDSSTSSTNISIIDSSNGLCTIRNPIACLN; this is translated from the coding sequence ATGGCACCCACAACCAGGAGGGCAGCAGTAATGGAGGAGCAAGAGAAACTAAGAACTGCCCTCCGGGAACTGAAGTCGCTGAAACAGCTAAATGAACAGTTGTTGAAGGAACAAGAGGACAGTGAAGTTGAGTTAAGAGCCATTATTGCCAAGAACACTCAATTGAAGGCTGAACTAGCTGACTTGAACAAAGTTCATACTCTGGTACTCGAGGAACGGGACCAACTCCAGGATGCAGTTGGCTCATTCAATCAGTGCATCCAAACATACGATGAGGCTCTTAGCAAGATTTCTATGTTAGAGAATGAATTGAGTAGGGCTCAGAAAACAATTGATGACCTTCAGTCTCAATTGCAAAGTTATGAAGCAAAGGACACAAATAATTTATATGACGAACTGCTCACTTCATCCTCAATAGCGCCAGTAGTGACCATCGATCTGACATGTGACAGTCCTTGTGCTAGTGATACTAATCCACTACGGGAAGATAACTTAGTAAACTTAAATagccataataaaataaaaaaatacattaaacttAACAAAATTATCAGGAAAACACAAAGATTGACAAAATGTCATAAAACctatacaagaaatatttcatcattacAAAAGGAACGTTCCCAATTAGTAAATAAGCTTGATGCTTGTTGCATATCCTTAACAGAACTGCAGAATAAATATGATGTGGATGTTCAAACCCTAAATGAtgaaatttccaaattgactCAGTCTCTTCATAAAGTTACCGACCTATACGAGCTGTCACAAAAACAGGTCCATGAGCAAATACTGGCAGCGGACCAATTGTTAACATTAAGTAACTATAACATGGCTCGTTTTGAGTCATTAACAAATAGGTATGATTGTTCTCcaaatgtacctataatttGCCAAAATAGCCCTACAGTGCTCCCTGTGAAAGCAGATACTTGCCCAGGGCAGTGTAGCATAGATGTTAGGGTTCCTTCATCAGACAATATGAATCCCTCAACTAAGCCAATAAAACAAACTGTAATTATTTCTGACAGCTTAGGTAGAGGGCTCGGCTCCATGATGAGCTATTACTTAAAGCATTCAGTGATTAATAGATGTTCCCCTGGTGCTACTTTTTaccatttaattaataatttaaatgaaaaatcattGGATAGCAATACAAATGTCATATTGTTGTTTGGGGACAGTTTGCAAGTCAAAAAACAACAGATTGTAAAATGCATtcaaaaattactaattttacatGAGAAAACCAAATGTAAATTTGTCTTGTGTGCCTTTCCTTATTCTGGTacatttaataaacaacaaaatgagaatatacatacattaaatttgaaaatgtataatctgacaaaatattatagcgaagctATTTCTTACTTTGATATTAATAGTTTTACTAATAAGTTTAGATTGACCGGTGACAGTATGCATCTTCCAAAGAGATGCAAGATGCATATTGCTTCACTATTAgcatataatttaaatgattcagttacaagtgttgtaacAAAGTCTCTTGACTCTTTTACAAACCGTACGtctagtactaatattttctgtattgactcgagtacttccagtactaatatttcaattattgactcaagcaatggtttatgtactattaggaaccctattgcttgtttaaactag